CTATATTTTTATATATAATTTAATACTTTAAAAACAGGCTGATTTTAAGGCAGTATTCGCCGGCTTAATGCAAACATAACGCCCACGTAGCTCAGTCGGTAGAGCACTTCGTTGGTAACGAAGAGGTCACCGGTTCGATTCTGGTCGTGGGCTTAGTTAAACAATAAGATGATTCAAAAACCACAAAAGTGGGGCGGGAGGTTTTTAGACTTTTCGCTCCTTTATTATTATAACTATTTATGAGAGAGCTAATTGCGTTATCATGTACTGTGTGCAAACGAAAGACTTACTACTTGAGTAAGAACAAACGAAAGCACCCTGAAAAAATGACTCTTAAAAAATATTGTCGTTTCGATCGTAAACATACAGAACATAAAGAGGCTAAGCCATGATAGGCGAGTAGCTCAATTGGCTAGAGCACCGGTCTCCAAAACCGGGGGTTGCAGGTTCAAC
Above is a window of Candidatus Omnitrophota bacterium DNA encoding:
- the rpmG gene encoding 50S ribosomal protein L33; this translates as MRELIALSCTVCKRKTYYLSKNKRKHPEKMTLKKYCRFDRKHTEHKEAKP